The Synchiropus splendidus isolate RoL2022-P1 chromosome 11, RoL_Sspl_1.0, whole genome shotgun sequence genome contains a region encoding:
- the g3bp1 gene encoding ras GTPase-activating protein-binding protein 1, producing the protein MVMEKPSAQLVGREFVRQYYTLLNQAPDYLHRFYGKNSSYVHGGLDSNGKPVEAVYGQSEIHKRVMALSFRDCHTKIRHVDAHATLNEGVVVQVMGELSNNMQPMRKFMQTFVLAPEGTVANKFYVHNDVFRYQDEVFGDSDSEPPEESEDEVEEIEPRVPSPDVTQEESAPYYDPTPCSEPVPPGDDEEAAAATPEPEPEVEKEAEAPVDLKTETMLDTQTETHTADDQTEKSLAPAATEPAAVTEPAPAAPEENRPFSWASVTSKNLPPGGVVPASGFPPHVVKAPPTAPPRVEVKSESQTAAQRPQRDQRPREQRPGGPPQVHRGPRPVREGEQGESEGRRVIRYPDAHQLFVGNVPHDVDKTELKEFFEQYGTVLELRINSGGKLPNFGFVVFDDSEPVQKILSNRPIKFRGDIRLNVEEKKTRSAREGDRRDVRPRGPGGPGGPRERIGGGGGGARGPPTRGGMAQKPSFGSGRGAGPNEGRYSAQRQ; encoded by the exons ATGGTGATGGAGAAGCCAAGTGCCCAGCTGGTCGGGCGGGAGTTTGTCCGACAGTACTACACACTCCTGAACCAGGCCCCCGACTACCTTCACAG GTTTTATGGGAAGAACTCGTCTTACGTGCATGGTGGTCTGGACAGCAACGGCAAACCAGTCGAGGCTGTTTATGGACAATCT GAGATCCACAAGCGAGTGATGGCCCTGAGTTTCCGGGATTGTCACACCAAGATCCGACATGTGGACGCCCATGCCACCCTGAACGAGGGCGTGGTGGTGCAGGTGATGGGTGAGCTGTCCAACAACATGCAGCCCATGAGGAAGTTCATGCAGACCTTTGTGTTGGCGCCTGAG GGGACTGTCGCGAACAAGTTCTACGTCCACAACGATGTGTTCCGCTACCAGGATGAGGTCTTCGGCGACTCTGACTCTGAGCCCCCCGAGG AATCTGAGGACGAGGTGGAAGAGATCGAGCCCCGGGTTCCCTCTCCCGACGTCACACAGGAAGAGTCAGCCCCGTACTATGACCCGACACCCTG CTCTGAGCCTGTTCCTCCTGGTGACGACGAAGAAGCCGCTGCAGCGACTCCCGAGCCTGAGCCAGAGGTGGAGAAGGAAGCTGAAGCCCCAGTGGATCTGAAGACCGAAACAATGCTGGATACACAAACCGAAACGCACACAGCTGATGACCAGACAGAGAAAAGCCTCGCCCCAGCTGCCACAGAACCTGCCGCCGTGACCGAGCCTGCCCCCGCAGCCCCGGAGGAGAACAGG CCGTTCTCCTGGGCCTCCGTAACAAGCAAGAacctgccccctggtggagtcGTCCCCGCTTCAGGATTCCCACCACATGTTGTTAAAGCTCCTCCCACAGCACCT CCCAGAGTGGAGGTGAAGTCAGAGTCCCAAACTGCAGCACAGCGACCACAGAGAGACCAGCGGCCGAGGGAACAGAGGCCTGGAGGTCCCCCACAGGTTCACCGAGGACCCCGGCCAG TTCGTGAAGGCGAACAGGGCGAGTCTGAAGGCCGAAGGGTGATCCGTTACCCTGATGCCCACCAGCTGTTTGTGGGCAACGTCCCTCATGACGTGGACAAGACGGAACTCAAGGAGTTCTTTGAGC AGTACGGTACAGTTCTGGAGCTGAGAATCAACAGTGGGGGGAAGCTTCCCAACTTCGGCTTTGTGGTGTTTGACGACTCTGAACCAGTGCAGAAGATCCTCAGCAACAGG CCCATCAAGTTCCGAGGCGACATCCGTCTCAACGTCGAGGAGAAGAAAACCCGGTCAGCAAGGGAGGGCGACAGGCGGGACGTGAGGCCTCGTGGTCCCGGGGGGCCTGGCGGCCCCAGAGAGCGGATAGGAGGTGGCGGGGGAGGAGCCCGAGGACCTCCCACGCGTGGGGGAATGGCACAGAAACCCAGCTTCGGGTCTGGACGGGGCGCCGGGCCGAACGAGGGGCGCTATTCTGCCCAGCGCCAGTGA
- the sparc gene encoding SPARC gives MRVWIVFLLCLAGHAMAAPTEEEVVVEEPVAEELVVEEAEGANPVQIDVGEFDEAIEVEEEEEEVPAENPCLNHHCKKGKVCEVDESNTPMCVCQDPTTCPAAEGEFEHVCGTDNKTYDTSCHFLATKCALEGTKKGHKLHLDYIGPCKYIEPCMDTELNEFPLRMRDWLKNVLVTLYERDEQNNLLNEKQKLRVQKIYENEKRLQAGDHSLDLLAHDFQKNYNMYIFPVHWQFGQLDQHPVDGYLTHSELAPLRAPLIPMEHCTTRFFEECDADSDKYIALEEWANCFGIKEQDVDKDLIV, from the exons ATGAGGGTTTGGATCGTGTTCCTCCTGTGCCTGGCTGGCCACGCCATGGCTGCTCCG ACCGAGGAGGAGGTCGTCGTGGAAGAGCCAGTTGCTGAGGAGCTTGTTGTTGAG GAGGCCGAGGGGGCAAACCCTGTGCAGATCGACGTCGGAGAGTTTGATGAGGCCAtcgaggtggaggaagaggaggaggaagtcccTGCTGAGA ACCCCTGCCTGAACCACCACTGCAAGAAGGGCAAAGTGTGCGAGGTGGATGAGAGCAACACCCCCATGTGTGTGTGCCAGGACCCCACCACCTGCCCCGCCGCCGAGGGAGAGTTCGAACAC GTGTGCGGCACCGACAACAAGACCTACGACACCTCCTGCCACTTCCTGGCCACCAAGTGCGCCCTGGAGGGAACCAAGAAGGGACACAAGCTGCACCTCGACTACATCGGCCCCTGCAAAT ACATCGAGCCCTGCATGGACACCGAGCTGAACGAGTTCCCTCTGCGCATGAGAGACTGGCTGAAGAACGTTCTGGTGACTCTGTACGAGCGCGACGAGCAAAACAACCTGCTGAACGAGAAGCAGAAGCTCAGA GTCCAGAAGATCTACGAGAACGAGAAGCGTCTGCAGGCCGGCGACCACTCTCTGGACCTGCTGGCTCACGACTTCCAGAAGAACTACAACATGTACATCTTCCCCGTCCACTGGCAGTTCGGCCAGCTGGACCAGCACCCTGTCGACGG CTACCTGACCCACTCTGAGCTGGCCCCCCTGCGTGCCCCCCTCATCCCCATGGAGCACTGCACCACCCGCTTCTTCGAGGAGTGTGACGCCGACAGCGACAAGTACATCGCCCTGGAGGAGTGGGCCAACTGCTTCGGCATCAAAGAGC AGGACGTGGACAAAGACCTCATCGTCTGA